In one Flavobacteriales bacterium genomic region, the following are encoded:
- a CDS encoding TonB-dependent receptor — protein sequence MRPILALFAAALLSMGAAAQSRLTGTITGGDGVPLEGVSIVVGPDARFGAATDRLGRYAIGGLREGPLRVRLSRIGHAPVDTTVSIAAGENTFDLRLPAAPVLLSAAEVTALRAGDRAPFAKTVLQREDIDRINTGVDLPFLLEQQPGVVATSDGGTGIGYTYMRIRGTDAARTNITLNGVPFNDAESQGAFLVNLPDLATSAEDIEVQRGVGTSTNGPAAFGASLNVRTTAVRREPWALASVSGGSFNTQRYSVSAGTGLIDGRFSLDARLSSITTDGYIDRATADLKSYFLQGAWLGRQRALRFITFRGKEVTYQAWGGVPREAIDTNRTFNPYTYENEVDNYDQTHYQLLLDQRLGGSVALNLTVFRVLGAGYFEQFREDDDLGRYGIAPAVINGDTVISTDLIRRRWLDNALTGANASAEIKLGGHRLVVGGSYSEYRGTHFGEVVWARWAGTLDIRDRYYDNDARKTDANAYAKLTYALGDRLDAFGDAQVRMVEHRLEMLNSDFAPQQQSIAFSFFNPKAGLLWRVHDGGKAYASVAVAHREPNREDLQESTPDRRPRAERLVDYELGYERGASRTNAGINLYFMDYADQLVLTGELNDVGAALRTNVAKSYRAGIELTGAVRIGQRITWRANAAFSRNRVRDFTEFVDDWDTGGQAAFAYAERELPFSPGLVAGSELGYRAWSSERGTADITFVTKYVGTQYLDLSTSPDRRLDPFLVNDLRLNATWLAKGTRGIDFNLTVRNLFSELYESNGWAYSFISDGRRQQLVGLFPQAPLHVLAGVSVKL from the coding sequence ATGCGACCGATCCTTGCACTCTTCGCCGCGGCCCTGCTCAGTATGGGCGCCGCCGCCCAATCACGCCTCACCGGCACCATCACCGGCGGCGATGGCGTCCCGCTCGAGGGCGTGAGCATCGTGGTGGGCCCGGATGCCCGTTTCGGTGCGGCCACCGACCGGCTCGGCCGGTACGCCATCGGGGGACTGCGCGAGGGCCCGTTGCGCGTGCGCCTGTCGCGCATCGGCCATGCGCCGGTGGACACCACCGTGTCGATCGCGGCCGGTGAGAACACCTTCGACCTGCGCCTGCCCGCTGCTCCCGTCCTGCTGTCGGCCGCCGAAGTGACCGCATTGCGGGCGGGCGATCGCGCGCCCTTCGCGAAGACCGTGCTTCAGCGTGAAGACATCGACCGCATCAACACCGGCGTGGACCTGCCCTTCCTGCTGGAGCAGCAGCCCGGCGTGGTGGCCACCAGCGATGGCGGCACCGGCATCGGCTACACCTACATGCGCATACGCGGCACCGATGCCGCGCGCACCAACATCACCCTCAATGGAGTGCCCTTCAACGATGCGGAGAGCCAGGGCGCCTTCCTCGTGAACCTGCCGGACCTGGCCACCAGCGCCGAGGACATCGAGGTGCAGCGCGGCGTGGGCACCAGCACCAATGGCCCGGCCGCCTTTGGTGCCAGCTTGAACGTACGCACCACAGCGGTGAGGCGTGAGCCCTGGGCGCTCGCCAGCGTGAGCGGCGGGTCCTTCAACACGCAGCGCTACAGCGTGAGCGCCGGCACGGGATTGATCGATGGCCGCTTCAGCCTCGATGCGCGCCTCTCGTCCATCACCACCGACGGCTACATCGACCGCGCGACCGCCGACCTGAAGAGCTACTTCCTCCAAGGTGCATGGCTCGGCCGGCAGCGCGCCCTGCGGTTCATAACCTTCCGGGGGAAGGAGGTCACCTACCAGGCCTGGGGAGGCGTGCCGCGCGAGGCCATCGACACCAATCGCACCTTCAATCCCTACACCTACGAGAACGAGGTGGACAACTATGACCAGACGCACTACCAGCTGCTCCTCGACCAGCGGCTGGGTGGGAGTGTGGCGCTGAACCTCACGGTCTTCCGGGTGCTCGGTGCGGGCTATTTCGAGCAGTTCCGCGAAGACGATGACCTGGGCCGCTACGGCATCGCACCGGCCGTCATCAATGGCGACACGGTGATCAGCACCGACCTCATCCGGCGTCGCTGGCTGGACAATGCGCTCACCGGCGCGAATGCCAGCGCCGAGATCAAGCTGGGCGGGCACCGGCTCGTGGTCGGCGGCAGCTACAGCGAATACCGCGGCACGCACTTCGGAGAGGTGGTCTGGGCGCGATGGGCCGGTACGCTCGATATCCGCGACCGCTACTACGACAATGACGCACGGAAGACCGACGCGAACGCCTACGCCAAGCTCACCTATGCCCTGGGCGACCGGCTCGATGCATTCGGTGATGCGCAGGTTCGCATGGTGGAACACCGCCTGGAGATGCTCAACAGCGATTTCGCGCCGCAGCAGCAGTCCATCGCCTTCAGCTTCTTCAACCCAAAGGCGGGGCTCCTCTGGCGCGTGCACGATGGCGGCAAGGCATATGCATCGGTGGCCGTGGCGCACCGTGAGCCCAACCGCGAGGACCTGCAGGAGAGTACGCCCGATCGCCGCCCCCGCGCCGAGCGGCTGGTCGACTACGAACTGGGCTATGAGCGGGGTGCCAGCCGCACGAACGCGGGCATCAACCTCTACTTCATGGACTATGCGGATCAGCTCGTGCTCACCGGCGAGCTCAATGACGTGGGCGCAGCGCTCCGCACCAATGTGGCAAAGAGCTACCGTGCGGGCATCGAGCTGACGGGAGCGGTGCGCATCGGGCAGCGCATAACCTGGCGTGCCAACGCCGCGTTCAGCCGCAACCGCGTGCGCGACTTCACGGAATTCGTGGACGATTGGGACACCGGCGGGCAGGCCGCATTCGCCTATGCCGAGCGTGAGCTCCCGTTCTCGCCGGGTCTCGTGGCGGGCAGCGAACTGGGCTATCGCGCATGGAGCAGCGAGCGCGGCACGGCCGACATCACGTTCGTCACGAAGTACGTGGGCACGCAATACCTCGACCTCAGTACCAGCCCCGACCGCAGGCTCGACCCCTTCCTGGTGAACGACCTGCGGCTGAATGCCACATGGTTGGCCAAGGGCACCAGGGGCATCGACTTCAATCTCACGGTCCGCAACCTCTTCAGCGAGCTCTACGAGAGCAACGGCTGGGCCTACAGCTTCATCAGCGATGGCAGGCGCCAGCAGCTTGTGGGGCTGTTCCCGCAGGCGCCGCTGCATGTGCTGGCGGGCGTGAGCGTGAAGCTCTAG
- a CDS encoding T9SS type A sorting domain-containing protein: MSVDGIVHYGLWEGEPNDCMVHLGVPARNGLQPALRLRPNPGSGELSIGLGNAVGLVSIRVFNMSGQMVHSSSGWAGSALDTTGWPAGIYLVEARDDGGTVRQGRWVKLAD; the protein is encoded by the coding sequence ATGAGCGTCGATGGAATCGTGCACTACGGGTTGTGGGAAGGTGAGCCCAATGATTGCATGGTCCACTTGGGTGTGCCGGCAAGGAACGGCCTGCAGCCGGCCTTGCGCCTGCGCCCGAACCCCGGTTCAGGGGAATTGAGCATCGGCCTTGGCAACGCCGTCGGCCTGGTTAGCATTCGCGTGTTCAACATGTCCGGGCAGATGGTGCATTCGTCTTCCGGATGGGCGGGAAGCGCGTTGGACACAACGGGCTGGCCGGCAGGCATCTACCTCGTGGAGGCCCGGGATGATGGCGGTACGGTGCGGCAAGGGCGCTGGGTGAAGCTGGCGGATTGA
- a CDS encoding T9SS type A sorting domain-containing protein: MLRSVISSCALASVLLAAAQATYDARILDYTGLRFACEGSASPVLRIQNAGSATMGSCVVETWSNGLMVNTFNWTLAVPALQGDVRQPVLPVVPDLEPGDVLEFRIISVNGIADEDPNGNIMSVPLDVPVVAAGSYVMGLVLSMAAAPDSLTWAITNGAAQVVAQGGPYTTGDEVEQWVQLMPEECYMLRLAEVGGDPVGGAQLSVFVDGTPVTVLDAGTAAAPARSGIITGLAMAQPDRGPSALQVYPNPAADVLHLRLPNAKGELRYRLIDATGRVVLERAAVQVAEGLSIDLGRVPAGHYALEAQAGQSAAQRTRVVVQR; this comes from the coding sequence ATGCTTCGCTCAGTCATCTCGTCATGCGCACTCGCTTCAGTGCTCCTCGCTGCTGCACAGGCGACCTACGACGCACGGATCCTGGACTATACGGGCCTGCGCTTCGCCTGTGAGGGGAGCGCTTCGCCTGTGCTGCGGATCCAGAATGCGGGCTCGGCCACCATGGGCAGCTGCGTGGTGGAGACCTGGAGCAATGGGCTGATGGTGAACACCTTCAATTGGACCCTGGCGGTCCCAGCGCTCCAGGGCGATGTGCGCCAGCCGGTGCTGCCCGTGGTGCCGGACCTCGAGCCGGGCGATGTGCTGGAGTTCCGCATCATCAGCGTGAACGGGATCGCCGATGAGGACCCGAACGGCAATATCATGTCCGTGCCGCTCGATGTTCCAGTGGTGGCCGCCGGCAGCTATGTGATGGGCCTGGTCCTGAGCATGGCTGCCGCCCCTGATTCGCTCACGTGGGCGATCACCAATGGTGCAGCGCAGGTGGTGGCGCAGGGCGGGCCATACACCACCGGCGATGAGGTGGAGCAATGGGTGCAGCTGATGCCCGAGGAATGCTACATGTTGCGGCTGGCGGAGGTGGGCGGTGATCCGGTCGGGGGGGCGCAACTGAGCGTCTTCGTCGACGGCACTCCCGTGACGGTGCTGGATGCGGGCACCGCGGCGGCGCCCGCGCGCTCGGGAATCATCACCGGCCTCGCGATGGCTCAACCGGATCGCGGGCCGAGCGCGCTGCAGGTGTACCCGAACCCCGCTGCGGATGTTCTGCATTTGCGCCTGCCCAACGCCAAGGGCGAGCTGCGGTACCGGCTTATCGATGCCACAGGCCGCGTAGTGCTTGAGCGCGCGGCGGTCCAGGTGGCGGAAGGGCTGAGCATCGACCTGGGCCGGGTGCCGGCCGGCCACTATGCGCTGGAAGCGCAGGCGGGGCAGTCGGCGGCTCAGCGCACGCGCGTGGTGGTGCAGCGCTGA
- a CDS encoding adenylate/guanylate cyclase domain-containing protein: MRGPLSLLLILVALSARAQADSLWRVWSDTGRPDSARLQAIQQLAWKAVFEQPDSGVALAWKQLELATRARSARSIYEAHTTIAVGSSMRGDHAAALEHLSQCMALAKSMGDLKRQSSTYRNQSNVYRSIGDLPLALEQLQKSLRIDTELGNSEGLEGTYNNIGNLYTELGEPAKALENYRRSAELADALNSDKGRAQAAMNLGSTLLDLGRPDTAIILFRQSLERYRKLGRKPEQGMVLNNLGRAYGQLGRLPEAFASLDSAERILGAIGTAKPLARTHVNRGTLLLKAGRARDAVAACRAGERIALEGNLLQQRRECLSCLHQAYERLGDYRKAYAAHAEYTTVHDSLQRINNSKEVTRLEVSRSFQERMLADSLSNVRQRYEDQLAYQQQLGREREQRNIFLFSGIGVLLLAGGLWNRLRYTRRSRAAIQREKDRSDGLLHNILPEEVAAELKAKGHAEARHFDQVTILFTDFKGFTGVSERLSPAELVEELNCCFTAFDAIMERYGVEKIKTIGDAYMAAGGVPEPRPDAAADVIRAALAMQAFMRARHEARTAQGLPAFEMRAGVHTGAVVAGIVGSRKFQYDIWGDAVNTAARMESSGEAGRVNISGATHALAVHAPDLAFFPRGRVSAKGKGELEMWFAERRQG; encoded by the coding sequence ATGCGGGGCCCGCTTTCCTTGCTGCTCATCCTGGTTGCGCTCTCGGCGCGGGCGCAGGCCGATTCGCTCTGGCGCGTGTGGAGCGATACCGGAAGGCCTGACAGCGCCAGGCTGCAGGCGATCCAGCAGCTGGCCTGGAAAGCCGTCTTCGAGCAGCCCGACAGCGGCGTGGCCCTGGCCTGGAAGCAGCTCGAACTGGCCACGCGTGCCCGCTCCGCCCGTTCCATCTACGAGGCGCATACCACCATCGCCGTAGGGAGCAGCATGCGCGGCGACCATGCGGCCGCATTGGAGCACCTCTCGCAGTGCATGGCGCTGGCCAAGTCCATGGGCGACCTCAAGCGGCAATCGAGCACCTACCGCAACCAGAGCAACGTGTACCGGAGCATCGGCGACCTGCCGCTCGCCCTTGAGCAGCTCCAGAAGAGCCTGCGCATCGACACGGAGCTGGGCAACAGCGAAGGGCTCGAAGGCACCTACAACAACATCGGCAACCTCTACACGGAGCTCGGGGAACCCGCCAAGGCCTTGGAGAACTACCGGCGCAGCGCCGAACTGGCCGACGCGCTGAACAGCGACAAAGGCCGGGCCCAGGCGGCGATGAACCTGGGCAGCACGCTCCTCGACCTCGGAAGGCCCGACACGGCGATCATCCTCTTCCGCCAAAGCCTGGAGCGCTACCGCAAGCTGGGCCGGAAGCCTGAGCAGGGCATGGTGCTCAACAACCTTGGACGGGCGTACGGGCAATTGGGGCGACTGCCTGAGGCCTTCGCGAGCCTCGATTCGGCGGAGCGCATCCTCGGTGCCATCGGCACCGCCAAACCGCTGGCACGGACCCATGTGAACCGCGGCACCCTCCTGCTGAAAGCCGGCCGCGCCCGCGATGCGGTGGCGGCTTGCAGGGCAGGTGAGCGCATCGCGCTGGAGGGCAATCTGCTGCAGCAGCGCCGCGAATGCCTTTCCTGCCTGCATCAAGCCTATGAGCGCCTGGGGGACTACCGGAAAGCCTACGCGGCGCACGCGGAATACACCACGGTGCATGATTCGCTCCAGCGCATCAACAACAGCAAGGAGGTGACCCGGCTGGAGGTGAGCAGGAGCTTCCAGGAGCGCATGCTGGCCGATAGCCTGAGCAATGTGCGGCAGCGGTACGAGGACCAGCTGGCCTATCAGCAGCAGCTCGGCCGGGAGCGCGAGCAGCGCAACATCTTCCTGTTCTCCGGCATCGGAGTGCTGCTGCTGGCAGGCGGGCTTTGGAACAGGCTGCGGTACACCAGGCGGTCACGGGCCGCCATCCAGCGGGAGAAGGACCGCAGCGATGGCCTCCTGCACAACATCCTGCCCGAGGAGGTGGCCGCCGAGCTAAAGGCCAAGGGGCATGCGGAGGCCCGGCACTTCGACCAGGTGACCATCCTGTTCACGGACTTCAAGGGATTCACAGGGGTGAGCGAGCGCCTCTCCCCGGCCGAACTGGTGGAGGAGCTCAACTGCTGCTTCACGGCCTTCGATGCCATCATGGAACGCTACGGCGTGGAGAAGATCAAGACCATCGGCGATGCCTACATGGCCGCCGGGGGCGTGCCGGAGCCGCGCCCCGATGCCGCCGCCGACGTCATCCGCGCAGCCCTGGCCATGCAGGCATTCATGCGTGCGCGGCACGAGGCGCGCACCGCGCAAGGGCTACCCGCCTTCGAGATGCGCGCCGGGGTGCACACCGGTGCCGTGGTGGCCGGCATCGTCGGCTCCCGCAAGTTCCAGTACGACATCTGGGGCGATGCCGTGAACACCGCGGCTCGCATGGAATCGTCCGGCGAGGCCGGCCGGGTGAACATCAGCGGCGCCACCCACGCCCTGGCCGTGCATGCCCCTGACCTCGCCTTCTTCCCGCGCGGCCGGGTGAGCGCCAAGGGCAAGGGAGAGCTGGAGATGTGGTTCGCCGAGCGCCGGCAGGGCTGA
- a CDS encoding geranylgeranylglyceryl/heptaprenylglyceryl phosphate synthase yields MGRVLEHIEEAKGSGRKLLAVLIDPDFGQDEAALERTVHNACMARADLLLVGGSLLTSSSFDRCVRRVKEWSDRPVVLFPGSPSQLSAHADAVLFLSLISGRNPELLIGHHVTAAPTVRALGIEAIPTGYLLVDGGRTTTAHYVSQSAPIPHDKAGIAAATAMAGELLGLRALYLDTGSGAPRSVSPAMVAAVRATVGLPIIVGGGIRDAATARALCKAGADLLVVGTAFEQDPELIFAMSDAVHG; encoded by the coding sequence ATGGGCCGCGTGCTGGAACACATCGAGGAGGCCAAGGGTTCGGGACGGAAGCTGCTGGCCGTGCTCATCGATCCCGATTTCGGGCAGGATGAGGCGGCCCTGGAGCGCACCGTGCACAACGCCTGCATGGCGCGCGCCGACCTGCTCCTGGTGGGCGGTAGCCTGCTCACCTCGTCCTCCTTCGACCGCTGCGTGCGGCGGGTGAAGGAGTGGAGCGACCGTCCGGTGGTGCTCTTCCCCGGCAGTCCCTCCCAATTGAGCGCGCATGCCGATGCCGTACTCTTCCTGAGCCTGATCAGCGGCCGGAACCCGGAGCTGCTCATCGGCCACCATGTCACGGCGGCCCCCACGGTGCGGGCGCTGGGGATCGAAGCGATTCCAACGGGCTACCTGCTGGTGGACGGAGGCCGCACCACGACCGCCCATTATGTGAGCCAATCGGCCCCCATCCCCCATGACAAGGCCGGCATTGCCGCCGCCACCGCCATGGCCGGAGAGCTTCTGGGGCTCCGGGCCCTCTACCTCGACACCGGCAGCGGCGCGCCCCGGAGCGTGTCCCCGGCCATGGTCGCGGCGGTGCGGGCCACGGTCGGGCTGCCCATCATCGTGGGCGGCGGCATCCGCGATGCGGCCACGGCGCGAGCGCTCTGCAAAGCCGGAGCGGACCTGCTGGTGGTGGGCACCGCCTTCGAGCAGGACCCTGAACTGATCTTCGCCATGAGCGATGCGGTTCACGGGTGA
- the ahcY gene encoding adenosylhomocysteinase gives MPQTKEQLKYKVKDMALADWGRKEIELAEAEMPGLMALREQYGKEKPLKGARIAGCLHMTIQTAVLIETLKELGAEVSWSSCNIFSTQDHAAAAIAKAGIPVYAWKGMTNEEFDWCIEQTLFAFPDGQPLNMILDDGGDLTNMVFDKYPELIKGIKGLSEETTTGVLRLRDREKAGTLPMPAINVNDSVTKSKFDNKYGCKESAVDAIRRATDIMMAGKVAVVCGYGDVGKGTAASLRGAGARVIVTEIDPICALQAAMDGYEVKKLANCVHRADIVITATGNFNIVTEEHFRKMKDKAIVCNIGHFDNEIDMAWLNKAYGSSKVEIKPQVDKYTIEGKDIIVLAEGRLVNLGCATGHPSFVMSNSFTNQTLAQIELWKNHANYENKVYVLPKHLDEMVAKLHLSKIGVELEELSDAQAKYIGVPKSGPFKSDEYRY, from the coding sequence ATGCCCCAGACCAAGGAACAGTTGAAGTACAAGGTGAAAGACATGGCCCTCGCCGACTGGGGCCGCAAGGAGATCGAGCTGGCGGAGGCAGAGATGCCCGGCCTGATGGCGCTCCGCGAGCAGTACGGCAAGGAGAAGCCGCTGAAGGGCGCCCGTATCGCCGGTTGCCTGCACATGACCATCCAGACCGCCGTGCTCATCGAGACCCTCAAGGAGCTGGGCGCCGAGGTGAGCTGGAGCAGCTGCAACATCTTCAGCACGCAGGACCATGCCGCCGCCGCCATCGCCAAGGCCGGCATTCCCGTGTATGCCTGGAAGGGCATGACCAATGAGGAGTTCGACTGGTGCATCGAGCAGACGCTCTTCGCCTTCCCCGATGGCCAGCCGCTGAACATGATCCTCGACGACGGCGGCGACCTCACCAACATGGTGTTCGACAAGTACCCCGAGCTGATCAAGGGCATCAAGGGCCTCAGCGAGGAGACCACGACCGGCGTGCTGCGCCTGCGCGACCGCGAGAAGGCCGGCACGCTGCCGATGCCCGCGATCAACGTGAACGACAGCGTCACCAAGAGCAAGTTCGACAATAAGTACGGCTGCAAGGAGAGCGCGGTGGATGCCATCCGCCGTGCCACCGACATCATGATGGCCGGCAAGGTGGCCGTGGTGTGCGGCTATGGCGATGTGGGCAAGGGCACTGCCGCGAGCCTCCGGGGAGCCGGGGCCCGCGTGATCGTCACCGAGATCGATCCCATCTGCGCCCTGCAGGCGGCCATGGACGGCTACGAGGTGAAGAAGCTCGCCAATTGCGTCCACCGGGCTGACATCGTGATCACGGCCACGGGCAACTTCAACATCGTCACGGAGGAGCACTTCCGGAAGATGAAGGACAAGGCCATCGTGTGCAACATCGGCCACTTCGACAACGAGATCGACATGGCCTGGCTGAACAAGGCCTACGGCAGCTCCAAGGTGGAGATCAAGCCCCAGGTGGACAAGTACACCATCGAGGGCAAGGACATCATCGTGCTGGCCGAGGGCCGCTTGGTGAACCTGGGCTGCGCCACCGGCCACCCCAGCTTCGTAATGAGCAACAGCTTCACCAACCAGACGCTGGCGCAGATCGAACTGTGGAAGAACCACGCGAACTACGAGAACAAGGTGTACGTGCTGCCCAAGCACCTCGATGAGATGGTGGCCAAGCTGCACCTGTCCAAGATCGGCGTGGAGCTGGAGGAACTCTCCGATGCGCAGGCCAAGTACATCGGCGTGCCGAAGAGCGGTCCTTTCAAGAGCGACGAGTACCGGTACTGA